In a genomic window of Azospirillum baldaniorum:
- a CDS encoding ABC transporter ATP-binding protein, whose protein sequence is MTTPPIIELNGLTKRFSRKLDVVERFARRLGAAIDDRAVQAVSGVDLSIAEGEVVGLVGESGCGKSTLGRMVAGILPPSAGTLRWRGRDLRELSPADRHHANLKIQMVFQDPMASLNPRLRVADIVGEAPVVHGLVPRREAEDYVAATLRQVGLDPAYLRRYPHQFSGGQRQRIGIARALAVKPDVLVCDESVAALDVSIQAQIINLFMRLREELSLTYLFISHDLGVVEHISDRTAIMYLGRIVELAPTPELFDKPNHPYAKALLDEAPRVSVEKRRFAPIRGEIPSPLDPPSGCAFHPRCPHAMPRCSAERPALREIAPRRWSACHLNETTGP, encoded by the coding sequence ATGACCACTCCCCCGATCATCGAGCTGAATGGGCTGACCAAACGCTTCTCGCGCAAGCTGGACGTGGTGGAGCGCTTCGCCCGCCGGCTGGGGGCGGCCATCGACGACCGGGCGGTGCAGGCGGTCAGCGGCGTCGACCTGTCCATCGCCGAGGGCGAGGTGGTCGGGCTGGTCGGCGAATCCGGCTGCGGCAAGAGCACGCTGGGCCGCATGGTCGCCGGCATCCTGCCGCCCAGCGCCGGCACCCTGCGCTGGCGCGGCCGCGACCTGCGGGAGCTGTCCCCGGCCGACCGCCATCACGCCAACCTGAAGATCCAGATGGTCTTCCAGGACCCCATGGCATCGCTCAACCCGCGCCTGCGCGTGGCCGACATCGTCGGCGAGGCGCCGGTGGTCCATGGGCTGGTGCCGCGGAGGGAGGCGGAGGACTATGTGGCCGCGACCTTGCGGCAGGTCGGGCTGGACCCCGCCTATCTGCGGCGCTACCCGCACCAGTTCTCCGGCGGGCAGCGGCAGCGCATCGGCATCGCCCGCGCGCTGGCGGTGAAGCCGGACGTGCTGGTCTGCGACGAGTCGGTGGCGGCGCTCGACGTGTCGATCCAGGCGCAGATCATCAATCTGTTCATGCGCCTGCGCGAAGAGCTGTCGCTGACCTATCTCTTCATCAGCCACGACCTGGGCGTCGTGGAACACATTTCCGACCGCACCGCGATCATGTATCTTGGACGAATCGTGGAGTTGGCCCCGACACCGGAGCTGTTCGACAAACCCAATCATCCCTATGCCAAGGCGCTGTTGGACGAGGCGCCGCGCGTGTCCGTGGAGAAGCGGCGGTTCGCGCCGATCCGCGGAGAGATTCCATCGCCCCTCGACCCGCCGTCGGGCTGCGCCTTTCATCCGCGCTGCCCACACGCGATGCCACGCTGTTCAGCGGAACGCCCGGCCCTGCGCGAGATCGCGCCCCGGCGCTGGTCCGCCTGCCATCTGAACGAAACCACAGGTCCATGA
- the argE gene encoding acetylornithine deacetylase, whose amino-acid sequence MMPSPDPAGPSACSPRTLELLRDLIAFDTTSRNSNLDLIHYIRDHLAELGVSSTLVFNEERTKANLYATIGPMDRGGVCLSGHTDVVPVDDQDWSSDPFTLTERDGKLFGRGTADMKGFIAAALAMAPDFLAANLTTPVHYAFSYDEELGCLGVPGLLTQLAGMAVKPRLCIVGEPTRMRVIVGHKGKVALRCRVHGHACHSSLAPQGVNAVEYAAELVSFLRGMGRRFAEQGPFDHDYDIPYTTVHTGVMEGGTARNIVPSDASFEFEIRHLADHPVAPMLKELRDFAKTLEPEMRAVRPDAGFSWETLSDSPALDTPPESEEVTLVKNLAEQNGHGKVAFGTEGALFTSIANIPAVVCGPGDIEQAHKPDEYVELSELARAERFLHRLRDAAKKGL is encoded by the coding sequence ATGATGCCCTCACCCGATCCCGCCGGCCCATCCGCGTGCAGCCCGCGCACGCTGGAGCTGCTGCGCGACCTGATCGCCTTCGACACGACCAGCCGCAACTCCAACCTCGACCTGATCCACTACATCCGCGACCATCTCGCGGAGTTGGGCGTGTCCAGCACGCTGGTGTTCAACGAGGAGCGGACCAAGGCCAACCTCTACGCCACCATCGGCCCGATGGACCGCGGCGGCGTCTGCCTGTCCGGCCACACCGACGTGGTGCCGGTGGACGACCAGGACTGGTCCAGCGACCCCTTCACCCTGACGGAGCGCGACGGCAAGCTGTTCGGGCGCGGCACGGCGGACATGAAGGGCTTCATCGCGGCGGCGCTGGCCATGGCGCCGGACTTCCTAGCCGCCAACCTGACGACGCCGGTCCATTACGCCTTCTCCTACGACGAGGAGCTGGGCTGCCTCGGCGTGCCCGGCCTGCTGACCCAGCTCGCCGGGATGGCGGTCAAGCCGCGCCTGTGCATCGTCGGCGAGCCGACGCGGATGCGGGTGATCGTCGGCCACAAGGGCAAGGTGGCGCTGCGCTGCCGCGTCCACGGCCACGCCTGCCACTCTTCGCTCGCCCCGCAGGGGGTGAACGCCGTGGAGTACGCGGCGGAGCTGGTGTCGTTCCTGCGCGGGATGGGCCGCCGCTTCGCCGAGCAGGGGCCGTTCGACCACGATTACGATATTCCCTACACCACGGTGCACACCGGGGTGATGGAGGGCGGCACCGCCCGCAACATCGTCCCCTCCGACGCCTCCTTCGAGTTCGAGATCCGGCATCTCGCCGACCATCCGGTGGCGCCGATGCTGAAGGAGCTGCGGGACTTCGCCAAGACGTTGGAACCGGAGATGCGCGCCGTCCGCCCCGATGCCGGATTCTCCTGGGAAACCCTGTCGGACAGCCCGGCGCTCGACACCCCGCCGGAGTCGGAGGAGGTGACGCTGGTCAAGAACCTCGCCGAGCAGAACGGCCACGGCAAGGTGGCTTTCGGCACGGAGGGCGCTCTGTTCACCAGCATCGCCAACATCCCCGCCGTGGTTTGCGGCCCCGGCGACATCGAGCAGGCCCACAAGCCCGACGAGTATGTGGAGCTGAGCGAACTCGCCCGCGCCGAGCGTTTCCTGCACCGGCTGAGGGATGCCGCGAAGAAGGGGCTGTAA
- a CDS encoding SDR family oxidoreductase → MTDTRTLKGKTLFITGASRGIGKAIALRAARDGANVVIAAKTSEPHPKLPGTIFSAAEEVEAAGGKALPILCDIRDDAQVAEAVARTVEAFGGVDILVNNASAISLTGTLDTPLKRWDLMMGVNGRGTFACAQACLPHLLKAENPHILTLSPPLNLNPRWFQHHTAYTIAKYAMSLCTLGMSAEFRGKVAVNSLWPRTIIGTAAIAMLKGAAEFDNCRKPEILADAAHAILTRDARTCTGHFFIDDEVLAEEGVTDLEPYAVKPGVPLAPDIFLD, encoded by the coding sequence ATGACGGACACCCGCACGCTGAAGGGCAAGACCCTGTTCATCACCGGCGCCAGCCGGGGCATCGGCAAGGCGATCGCGCTGCGCGCCGCCCGCGACGGCGCCAACGTCGTCATCGCCGCCAAGACGTCGGAGCCGCACCCCAAGCTGCCCGGCACCATCTTCTCCGCCGCGGAGGAGGTCGAGGCCGCCGGTGGCAAGGCGCTGCCGATCCTCTGCGATATCCGCGACGACGCCCAGGTGGCCGAGGCGGTGGCCCGCACGGTGGAGGCGTTCGGCGGCGTCGACATCCTGGTCAACAACGCCAGCGCGATCAGCCTGACCGGCACGCTGGACACGCCGCTGAAGCGCTGGGACCTGATGATGGGGGTCAACGGGCGGGGCACCTTCGCCTGCGCCCAGGCCTGCCTGCCGCATCTGCTGAAGGCGGAGAACCCGCACATCCTGACCCTGTCGCCGCCGCTGAACCTCAATCCGCGCTGGTTCCAGCACCACACCGCCTACACCATCGCCAAATACGCGATGAGCCTGTGCACGCTGGGCATGAGCGCCGAGTTCCGCGGCAAGGTCGCCGTGAATTCCCTGTGGCCGCGCACCATCATCGGCACGGCGGCCATCGCCATGCTGAAGGGCGCAGCCGAGTTCGACAATTGCCGCAAGCCGGAGATCCTGGCCGACGCCGCCCACGCCATCCTGACCCGCGACGCCAGGACCTGCACCGGACACTTCTTCATCGACGACGAGGTGCTGGCGGAGGAGGGCGTTACCGACCTGGAGCCCTACGCGGTCAAGCCGGGCGTCCCGCTGGCGCCGGACATCTTCCTGGATTGA
- a CDS encoding BMP family lipoprotein: protein MTTHLSRRSVLALGAAGLATLAAPARAQDFAPGLLYAVGQKFDKSFNEGAFTGAERFKEATGVAYRDYLPASTAQFEQAVAALLRRGVTDLALIGFYYAAPLASLAPRHPAVRFTLVDAVVEAPNVQSVTFKEQEGSFLVGMLAAMASRTGTVGFIGALDIPLIRKFIAGFQQGARHARPDIGLLVNFVGTTPAAFNDPTTGAEVAKAQFQRGADVVFAGAGVSNFGIFAAAKDGGRLAIGVDSNQNHLYPGTILTSMLKRVDLAVERAFGEGRSGAWTPGPRALGLAERGVDYALDDNNRALVTPAMKDRLEEAREAIIQGRIRVADAS, encoded by the coding sequence ATGACAACCCATCTCTCCCGCCGTTCCGTCCTGGCGCTGGGCGCCGCCGGCCTCGCCACGCTCGCCGCTCCGGCGCGGGCGCAGGACTTCGCGCCGGGGCTGCTCTACGCGGTCGGGCAAAAGTTCGACAAGAGCTTCAACGAGGGCGCCTTCACCGGCGCGGAGCGGTTCAAGGAGGCCACCGGGGTCGCCTACCGCGACTATCTGCCGGCCAGCACGGCGCAGTTCGAGCAGGCGGTGGCCGCCCTGCTGCGCCGCGGCGTGACCGACCTCGCGCTGATCGGCTTCTACTACGCCGCGCCGCTGGCCAGCCTCGCGCCGAGGCACCCCGCCGTCCGCTTCACCCTGGTCGATGCGGTGGTGGAGGCACCGAACGTCCAGTCCGTGACCTTCAAGGAGCAGGAGGGGTCCTTCCTCGTCGGCATGCTGGCAGCCATGGCCTCACGGACGGGAACCGTCGGCTTCATCGGGGCGCTGGACATCCCGCTGATCCGCAAATTCATCGCCGGCTTCCAGCAAGGTGCCCGTCACGCCCGCCCGGACATCGGCCTGCTGGTCAATTTCGTCGGCACCACCCCCGCCGCCTTCAACGACCCGACCACCGGGGCGGAGGTGGCGAAGGCCCAGTTCCAGCGCGGCGCCGACGTGGTGTTCGCCGGGGCCGGCGTGTCCAATTTCGGGATCTTCGCGGCGGCCAAGGATGGCGGGCGCCTCGCCATCGGGGTGGACAGCAACCAGAACCACCTCTACCCCGGCACCATCCTGACCTCGATGCTGAAGCGGGTGGATCTGGCGGTGGAGCGCGCCTTCGGGGAGGGCCGCAGCGGCGCCTGGACCCCCGGCCCGCGCGCCCTGGGGCTGGCCGAGCGCGGCGTCGATTACGCGCTGGACGACAACAACCGCGCGCTGGTCACCCCCGCCATGAAGGACCGGCTGGAGGAGGCGCGCGAGGCCATCATCCAGGGCCGCATCCGGGTGGCCGACGCCTCGTAG
- a CDS encoding pentapeptide repeat-containing protein, translating into MEERYLRAIRNALVKHQQWLTRDPSMKGRCADLSFHNLSGLGLRRINLSGAKLSGANLNSARLSGAVLSRTDLFGADLSKADLTGASLEGADLRGARVEGALMEEANLRGADLRKGMMLGADERKPAGNADGSTTFIGSKMARAILSDARLAQCDFSGCDLCGATFSGSDMTGTILIGANLIGAVMERVEMQGALLCGARLDDELRQTLERRGIDVDGTGLVSLAGRMADSISAHQLWVERNAAAGLRLEMQRVDLRGYNFANQLLAGSVMRFCGLRGADFSGAKLVMADLSYCDLREADFTSADLSGCNLRGANLAGAKLWRARLRPVDLAGDGSRLWPTNLAEASLTGADLRDTSLARAILHGTDLTRVRATAETLRGADLSFAVGVEPQYA; encoded by the coding sequence GTGGAAGAGCGATATCTGAGGGCGATCCGCAACGCGCTGGTCAAGCATCAGCAATGGCTGACGCGCGACCCCAGCATGAAGGGGCGCTGCGCCGACCTCAGCTTTCACAACCTGTCGGGTCTGGGGCTGCGCCGCATCAACCTCAGCGGCGCCAAGCTCAGCGGGGCGAACCTGAACAGCGCCCGGCTGTCCGGGGCCGTTCTGTCGCGCACCGACCTGTTCGGCGCCGACCTGTCCAAGGCCGACCTCACCGGCGCGTCGCTGGAGGGGGCCGACCTGCGCGGCGCGCGGGTGGAGGGCGCCTTGATGGAGGAGGCCAACCTGCGCGGCGCCGACCTGCGCAAGGGCATGATGCTGGGGGCGGACGAACGCAAGCCGGCGGGCAACGCCGACGGCAGCACCACCTTCATCGGGTCCAAGATGGCCCGCGCCATCCTGTCCGACGCGCGTCTGGCGCAGTGCGACTTTTCCGGTTGCGATCTCTGCGGCGCGACCTTTTCCGGCAGTGACATGACCGGAACCATCCTGATCGGCGCCAATCTGATCGGCGCGGTGATGGAGCGGGTGGAGATGCAGGGCGCCCTGCTGTGCGGCGCCCGGCTGGATGACGAACTGCGCCAGACGCTGGAGCGGCGCGGCATCGACGTCGACGGGACCGGGCTGGTCAGCCTCGCCGGGCGAATGGCCGACAGCATTTCCGCCCACCAGCTCTGGGTCGAGCGCAACGCCGCCGCCGGCCTCCGGCTGGAGATGCAGCGAGTCGACCTGCGCGGCTACAACTTCGCCAACCAACTCCTCGCCGGCAGCGTGATGCGCTTCTGCGGGCTGCGCGGGGCGGATTTCTCCGGGGCGAAGCTGGTCATGGCGGATCTGTCCTACTGCGACCTGCGCGAGGCGGACTTCACCAGCGCCGACCTGTCCGGCTGCAACCTGCGCGGTGCCAATCTGGCGGGGGCCAAGCTGTGGCGGGCGCGGCTGCGCCCGGTGGACCTCGCCGGGGACGGCAGCCGCCTGTGGCCGACCAACCTCGCCGAGGCCAGCCTGACCGGCGCCGATCTGCGCGACACCAGCCTCGCCCGCGCGATCCTGCACGGCACCGACCTGACGCGCGTCCGCGCCACGGCGGAAACGCTGCGCGGCGCCGACCTGAGCTTCGCCGTCGGGGTCGAACCGCAATACGCTTGA
- a CDS encoding isochorismatase family protein codes for MLDLMTRSDEALDTIRRTFPVALGDYAMPAGGTGLVIVDEVKGFAAVGCGPLAPAAPNAQVDRMIAETDRLARRFAGAGWPICVSLDRHAPDKPEPPYPPHCLIGTGHDELVSELAWLESEPSATLIAKDCINFFIGATELGAGGKAGRNRLVDWVNGNRLVSVVTVGICTDVCVMDFVLTLLSARNHGMMPTLKDVVVYEPACATYDLPEETARDLGLPETAAHPQEPAHHMGLYMMASRGALLSDTLR; via the coding sequence ATGCTGGACCTGATGACTCGCAGCGACGAGGCGCTGGACACCATCCGCCGCACCTTTCCGGTGGCGCTCGGCGACTACGCGATGCCGGCCGGGGGCACCGGGCTGGTGATCGTCGACGAGGTGAAGGGGTTCGCCGCCGTCGGTTGCGGTCCGCTCGCCCCGGCGGCGCCGAACGCCCAGGTCGACCGCATGATCGCCGAGACGGACCGTCTGGCCCGCCGCTTCGCCGGGGCCGGCTGGCCGATCTGCGTCTCGCTGGACCGCCACGCCCCGGACAAGCCGGAGCCGCCCTATCCCCCGCACTGCCTGATCGGCACCGGCCATGACGAACTGGTGTCCGAATTGGCTTGGCTCGAGTCGGAGCCGTCGGCGACCCTGATCGCCAAGGACTGCATCAATTTTTTCATCGGCGCGACCGAACTGGGCGCGGGTGGCAAGGCCGGGCGCAACCGGCTGGTGGACTGGGTGAACGGCAACCGGCTGGTGTCGGTCGTCACCGTCGGCATCTGCACCGACGTGTGCGTGATGGATTTCGTCCTGACCCTGCTGTCCGCGCGCAACCACGGCATGATGCCGACGCTGAAGGACGTGGTGGTCTACGAGCCGGCCTGCGCCACCTACGACCTGCCGGAGGAGACGGCGCGGGACCTCGGCCTGCCGGAGACGGCGGCCCACCCGCAGGAGCCGGCGCACCACATGGGGCTCTACATGATGGCGTCGCGCGGCGCGCTGCTGTCCGACACGCTGCGCTGA
- the galU gene encoding UTP--glucose-1-phosphate uridylyltransferase GalU, whose translation MRKPVRKVVFPVAGLGTRFLPATKAIPKEMLPLVDRPLLQHAVEEARAAGIEDFVFVTGRSKRAIEDHFDTDTELNRTLEERGKQDALEVVRDSEIAPGRCFYTRQQVPLGLGHAVWCARAVIGNDPFAIVLPDDFVQGDTPCLKQMVEAYNEVGGNIVAVVDVPRERTSSYGILDVEKDDGRLATVRGLVEKPKPEEAPSTLSIIGRYILQPEVFDHLEKQQRGAGNEIQLTDAMAKLIGTQPFHGLRFEGTRYDCGDKVGFIEATLAHALRRPDMADKVRDMLRKYC comes from the coding sequence ATGCGAAAGCCTGTGCGCAAGGTGGTGTTCCCCGTCGCCGGTCTCGGTACGCGCTTTCTGCCGGCCACCAAGGCGATTCCGAAGGAAATGCTGCCTTTGGTCGACCGGCCTCTGCTTCAGCATGCCGTGGAGGAGGCGCGGGCCGCCGGCATCGAGGATTTCGTGTTCGTCACCGGCCGCAGCAAGCGCGCCATCGAAGACCATTTCGACACCGACACGGAACTGAACCGCACCCTTGAGGAGCGCGGCAAGCAGGACGCCCTCGAGGTGGTGCGCGACAGCGAGATCGCGCCGGGCCGCTGCTTCTACACGCGTCAGCAGGTCCCGCTGGGCCTCGGTCACGCGGTGTGGTGCGCGCGGGCGGTGATCGGCAACGACCCCTTCGCCATCGTCCTGCCCGACGACTTCGTCCAGGGCGACACCCCCTGCCTGAAGCAGATGGTGGAGGCCTACAACGAGGTGGGCGGCAACATCGTCGCCGTGGTGGACGTCCCGCGCGAGCGGACCAGCAGCTACGGCATCCTGGACGTGGAGAAGGACGACGGCCGTCTGGCCACCGTGCGCGGCCTCGTCGAGAAGCCGAAGCCGGAAGAGGCGCCCTCCACCCTGTCGATCATCGGCCGCTACATCCTGCAGCCGGAGGTGTTCGACCATCTGGAGAAGCAGCAGCGTGGCGCCGGCAACGAGATCCAGCTCACCGACGCGATGGCCAAGCTGATCGGCACGCAGCCGTTCCACGGCCTGCGCTTCGAAGGCACACGCTACGACTGCGGCGACAAGGTCGGCTTCATCGAAGCCACGCTGGCCCACGCGCTGCGCCGTCCGGACATGGCGGACAAGGTCCGCGACATGCTGCGCAAGTACTGCTGA
- a CDS encoding DnaJ domain-containing protein — translation MGQSGMFGFFLLGIALVAGLAMLARVFVSADPRALATAVRYGGVALAAVTVVILTLTGRLGTAMMLGALAFPLLTRWRTLRDAFRPSSYGASAGSGQTSQIETLYLRMTLQHDTGVMAGEVLHGPWRGRTLESLTLGQLLALLEDCRRDDAQSASVLEAWLERAHPGWQTAEEQPAGGANNPGSKDSGGGRGGGSMTRDEAYDILGLSPGATPEQVKDAHRRLMMKVHPDHGGSTYLAAKINQAKDLLLRN, via the coding sequence ATGGGGCAGAGCGGGATGTTTGGGTTTTTTCTCCTGGGCATCGCTCTGGTGGCCGGCCTTGCCATGCTGGCCCGCGTCTTCGTGTCCGCGGACCCGCGTGCGCTCGCCACGGCGGTGCGCTATGGCGGCGTCGCGCTGGCGGCCGTGACGGTCGTCATTCTGACTCTGACGGGGCGGCTGGGCACCGCCATGATGCTGGGCGCCTTGGCCTTTCCGTTGCTGACACGCTGGCGGACGCTGCGCGACGCCTTCCGCCCCTCGTCCTACGGAGCCTCCGCGGGCAGCGGACAGACCTCGCAAATCGAGACGCTCTATCTGCGGATGACGCTGCAGCACGACACCGGGGTGATGGCGGGGGAGGTGCTGCACGGGCCGTGGCGCGGGCGAACGCTGGAGTCGCTGACCCTGGGGCAATTGCTGGCGCTGCTGGAGGATTGCCGGCGCGACGATGCGCAATCGGCCTCCGTGCTGGAAGCGTGGTTGGAGCGTGCCCATCCCGGTTGGCAGACCGCTGAAGAACAACCCGCTGGCGGTGCGAACAATCCCGGCTCCAAGGACAGTGGCGGCGGTCGTGGGGGCGGTTCTATGACCCGCGACGAGGCCTATGATATTTTGGGGTTGTCGCCCGGAGCCACACCCGAACAGGTAAAGGACGCACACCGACGGCTGATGATGAAAGTGCATCCAGATCATGGGGGGTCCACCTATTTGGCGGCCAAGATCAACCAAGCGAAGGATTTGCTGCTTCGCAACTAA
- a CDS encoding RluA family pseudouridine synthase, with protein MSDAGTTFTPATLRARILHEDEDVFIIDKPAGLAVHKAGRITDHLDLYLPFLAEGDGTPPRLAHRLDRDTAGCLVLGRSLWALKRLGDMFAAGHVEKTYWAISEGIPETAEGVIDFPLLKLLIPGAWNIVTHPTGQPAVTQYKVLGTGNGRAWLELRPRTGRTHQLRVHSAAIGCPLVGEPYYGPVRVPPGNLHLLARSVTFTMAFDREPVTALAPPPPHMQDALAACGWTERSGA; from the coding sequence ATGAGCGACGCCGGAACCACCTTCACCCCCGCCACGCTGCGCGCCCGAATCCTGCACGAGGATGAGGACGTCTTCATCATCGACAAGCCCGCCGGGCTGGCCGTGCACAAGGCCGGGCGGATCACCGACCATCTCGACCTCTATCTGCCCTTCCTGGCGGAGGGGGACGGCACGCCGCCGCGGCTGGCCCACCGGCTGGACCGCGACACGGCGGGCTGCCTTGTGCTCGGCCGGTCACTCTGGGCGCTGAAGCGGCTGGGCGACATGTTCGCCGCCGGCCATGTCGAGAAGACCTACTGGGCAATCAGCGAGGGCATCCCGGAGACGGCGGAGGGGGTCATCGACTTCCCGCTGCTGAAGCTGCTGATCCCCGGCGCCTGGAACATCGTGACGCACCCCACCGGCCAGCCCGCCGTCACCCAGTACAAGGTGCTGGGAACCGGCAACGGGCGGGCATGGCTGGAGCTGAGGCCACGGACCGGGCGCACGCATCAGCTCCGCGTCCACAGCGCGGCCATCGGCTGCCCGCTGGTGGGAGAGCCCTATTACGGTCCGGTGCGCGTGCCGCCGGGAAACCTGCATCTGCTGGCGCGGTCGGTCACCTTCACCATGGCCTTCGACCGCGAGCCGGTCACCGCCCTGGCGCCGCCCCCGCCGCACATGCAGGACGCTCTGGCCGCCTGCGGCTGGACGGAACGAAGCGGGGCGTAA
- a CDS encoding BMP family ABC transporter substrate-binding protein, whose translation MGVGVLYCGDRADFGFNQAHAEAARALTGLPGLRLEEREHAAGTLAATAEELVGPEGCRIVIVTAAGDALPGLLAQADAHRDTVFLFAGAPLDRERLPINTGFFEGYLEEAQHISGLVAGYASRAKTIGLVASHPAPDVLRCVNAFALGARRADSATALRVAFVGEAATPQQVAEAARALAEGGADVLAAQLDGARPVCEVAEAHGILCCGLHTDLSAFAPQGFLTGAEWAWERAYAETVALIAAGKPWKHLRQGGFDQGFVRNTAYGPAVGVEARAHADAARMQLANGNATVFRGPIQDNTGRTVVAKGKALRGGDAELGRMVWLADGVTEVGR comes from the coding sequence TTGGGCGTCGGCGTCCTCTACTGCGGGGACCGCGCGGATTTCGGCTTCAACCAAGCCCATGCGGAGGCCGCCCGCGCCCTGACCGGTTTGCCCGGCTTGCGGCTGGAGGAGCGGGAGCACGCCGCCGGCACGCTGGCCGCCACGGCCGAGGAACTGGTCGGCCCCGAGGGCTGCCGGATCGTCATCGTCACCGCTGCGGGTGACGCCCTGCCGGGGCTGCTGGCCCAGGCCGACGCCCACCGCGACACGGTGTTCCTGTTTGCCGGCGCGCCGCTGGATCGCGAGCGGCTGCCGATCAACACCGGCTTCTTCGAAGGCTATCTGGAGGAAGCGCAGCACATCTCCGGCCTCGTCGCGGGCTACGCCAGCCGGGCCAAGACGATCGGTCTCGTCGCTTCCCACCCCGCACCGGACGTGCTGCGCTGCGTGAACGCCTTCGCGCTGGGCGCCCGGCGCGCCGATTCCGCCACCGCGCTGCGCGTCGCCTTCGTCGGCGAGGCGGCGACGCCGCAGCAGGTCGCGGAGGCCGCCCGCGCCCTGGCCGAGGGCGGCGCCGACGTGCTGGCCGCCCAGCTCGACGGGGCCCGCCCGGTCTGCGAGGTGGCGGAGGCCCACGGCATCCTGTGCTGCGGCCTGCACACCGACCTGTCGGCCTTCGCCCCGCAGGGCTTCCTGACCGGGGCCGAATGGGCCTGGGAAAGGGCCTATGCCGAGACCGTCGCGCTGATCGCCGCGGGGAAGCCGTGGAAGCATCTGCGCCAGGGCGGCTTCGACCAGGGCTTCGTGCGCAACACCGCCTACGGTCCGGCGGTGGGGGTGGAGGCGCGGGCGCACGCCGACGCGGCGCGGATGCAGCTCGCCAACGGCAACGCCACCGTCTTCCGCGGGCCGATCCAGGACAACACCGGGCGGACGGTGGTTGCCAAGGGCAAGGCCCTGCGCGGCGGCGACGCGGAGCTTGGCCGCATGGTCTGGCTGGCCGACGGAGTCACCGAGGTCGGGCGCTGA
- a CDS encoding GIY-YIG nuclease family protein, with product MAMPPDPQFHDRPDTLPPEPGAYVLLIALDRDLPLRLPGKPERVLAPGRYLYCGSARGPGGLRARVGRHFRQGKPERWHIDRLTAAGRMLGAWIVPDGDECALVVALSGLPVPVPGFGSSDCRRCASHLLHWPDGAPIPLRNAPF from the coding sequence ATGGCCATGCCGCCCGATCCGCAATTCCACGACCGCCCCGACACCCTGCCGCCCGAGCCCGGAGCCTATGTGCTGCTGATCGCGCTGGACCGGGACCTGCCGCTTCGCCTGCCCGGCAAGCCGGAGCGCGTGCTGGCGCCGGGCCGTTACCTCTACTGCGGCAGCGCGCGGGGGCCGGGTGGCCTGCGCGCGCGGGTGGGGCGCCATTTCCGCCAGGGCAAGCCGGAGCGCTGGCACATCGACCGGCTGACCGCGGCGGGGCGGATGCTCGGCGCCTGGATCGTTCCCGACGGCGACGAATGCGCCCTGGTCGTAGCGCTGTCCGGCCTGCCGGTGCCGGTTCCCGGCTTTGGGAGCAGCGATTGCCGCCGCTGCGCCAGCCATCTGCTGCATTGGCCGGACGGGGCGCCGATTCCGCTGCGCAATGCGCCGTTTTGA